A window of the Bacteriovorax sp. PP10 genome harbors these coding sequences:
- a CDS encoding 2-oxoglutarate dehydrogenase E1 component — protein sequence MSKIFDFSALSSSDITFIDSLYDNFRSNPESVDESWQRFFQGFEFQSGSFGTAGTSGEGITDAKLRAEINVFRIIQSFRSRGHLLADTNPIRPRRDRKARISLEEYGLSDADRKTVFQCGEFLGIGPATLDQILDHMKEIYCAKIGFQYMHSNNTDIRRFMREKIESTAKKIEISIDKKKRILQKLNEANVFENFLQTKYVGQKRFSLEGGEATIPALDAIINKGAELGAKEFVIGMAHRGRLNVLANTVGKTYEYIFTEFEGGSQEELSGHTGDVKYHMGFTSVQKTMMDKEVFVKLLPNPSHLETVAPVAIGYCRALEDNHYNNDFSKVIPIIIHGDAAVAGQGVVYETLQMSKLKAYNVGGSIHMVINNQIGFTTDIEDARSSQYCVSVAKAIEVPIIQVNGDDPEAVVYAVELAVEFRQKFNEDIFIDIVCYRKYGHNEGDEPRYTQPHLYGLITKHKNPRELYLDQLMASGKIEAKLAADMMDAYKQLLSDRFNNVRQNEVPKKSKGPHKDWEGMEFSNANSFDESPATGVKREVLDRVAKAINTVPAGMELMKKAQKVLDDRQAFYDGDKLDWALGELLAYGSLLDEGHPLRFTGQDVVRGTFSHRQAKMFDERTNEAYCGLENISPKQGRVGLYNSLLSEYAVLGFEYGYAWGSPQALTIWEAQFGDFSNGAQIMIDQYITSAEVKWQRMNGLVMLLPHGNEGAGPEHSSARPERYLQMAADNNVVVANCTTPANMFHLLRRQIAWNFRKPAIVMTPKSLLRDPRCTSTREELSNGRFQEVLDDPNTGKKVTRLILCTGKIYYDMYEKKIADKRDDVAIVRLEQIHPLPEKQLAKILEKYKGAETVWVQEEAKNQGYWTYLLRFDMFRDFKLISRKSSASPATGFSNVHKKEQAEIVTKAFSKEG from the coding sequence ATGTCTAAAATTTTCGATTTTTCAGCCCTATCAAGCTCCGACATTACTTTTATCGATTCACTTTACGACAACTTCAGATCTAATCCTGAATCAGTTGATGAATCATGGCAGAGATTTTTTCAAGGTTTCGAATTTCAAAGCGGAAGCTTTGGAACGGCCGGAACTTCTGGAGAAGGAATCACTGATGCGAAACTTCGCGCAGAAATTAATGTCTTCCGTATTATTCAATCATTCAGATCTCGTGGTCACTTATTAGCTGATACGAATCCAATTCGTCCAAGAAGAGATAGAAAAGCAAGAATCTCTCTTGAAGAGTACGGTCTATCAGATGCTGATAGAAAAACAGTTTTTCAATGTGGTGAGTTCTTAGGAATAGGTCCTGCGACTCTAGATCAAATCTTAGATCACATGAAAGAAATCTACTGTGCAAAAATTGGTTTCCAATACATGCACTCAAACAACACGGACATCCGTCGTTTTATGAGAGAGAAGATTGAATCAACTGCAAAGAAGATTGAAATCTCAATTGATAAGAAAAAAAGAATCCTACAAAAATTAAATGAAGCGAACGTTTTTGAAAACTTCCTTCAAACAAAGTACGTTGGACAAAAAAGATTCTCACTGGAAGGTGGGGAAGCAACAATTCCTGCTCTTGATGCTATCATCAACAAAGGGGCGGAGCTTGGAGCAAAAGAATTCGTTATTGGTATGGCCCACAGAGGTCGCTTAAACGTTCTTGCTAACACTGTAGGAAAAACTTACGAGTACATCTTCACAGAATTCGAAGGTGGATCACAAGAAGAGCTTTCAGGTCACACGGGAGATGTTAAGTACCACATGGGATTTACATCTGTTCAAAAGACCATGATGGACAAAGAAGTTTTCGTAAAACTTCTTCCAAACCCTTCGCATCTTGAAACGGTTGCTCCAGTGGCCATCGGTTACTGTCGTGCTCTTGAAGACAATCACTACAACAACGACTTCTCAAAAGTTATTCCTATTATTATCCATGGTGATGCAGCAGTGGCTGGCCAGGGTGTAGTTTATGAAACACTTCAAATGAGTAAGCTTAAAGCTTACAACGTTGGTGGATCAATCCATATGGTTATCAATAACCAAATCGGATTTACGACAGACATTGAAGATGCTCGTTCATCTCAATACTGTGTGTCTGTTGCTAAAGCGATTGAAGTGCCAATCATTCAGGTTAACGGAGATGATCCTGAAGCCGTTGTGTACGCTGTTGAGCTTGCAGTAGAATTCAGACAAAAATTCAACGAAGATATTTTTATCGATATCGTTTGTTACAGAAAGTATGGTCACAACGAAGGGGATGAACCTCGTTACACTCAACCACACCTTTACGGGCTTATCACAAAACATAAAAACCCAAGAGAGTTATACCTTGACCAGTTAATGGCATCAGGGAAAATCGAAGCAAAACTTGCAGCTGATATGATGGATGCTTACAAGCAACTTCTATCAGACAGATTTAATAACGTTCGTCAGAATGAAGTTCCAAAAAAATCTAAAGGCCCGCATAAAGACTGGGAAGGAATGGAATTTTCAAATGCTAATTCATTTGATGAATCTCCAGCAACTGGTGTTAAGCGCGAAGTTTTAGACCGTGTAGCAAAAGCTATCAACACTGTTCCTGCCGGAATGGAGTTGATGAAAAAAGCTCAAAAGGTTCTTGATGACAGACAAGCTTTCTATGATGGCGACAAACTTGACTGGGCACTGGGAGAGTTACTTGCTTACGGATCTCTTTTAGATGAAGGTCACCCTTTAAGATTCACAGGGCAAGATGTTGTTCGTGGAACGTTTTCTCACCGTCAGGCAAAAATGTTTGATGAAAGAACAAACGAAGCTTACTGTGGTCTGGAAAACATTTCTCCAAAACAAGGTCGCGTAGGATTATACAATTCACTTCTATCTGAGTACGCAGTACTTGGATTTGAATACGGATACGCTTGGGGATCTCCACAAGCTCTAACAATTTGGGAAGCACAGTTTGGGGATTTCTCAAACGGAGCTCAGATTATGATCGACCAGTACATCACATCTGCTGAAGTAAAATGGCAGAGAATGAACGGTCTGGTTATGTTACTTCCACACGGAAATGAAGGAGCTGGTCCTGAGCACTCGAGTGCAAGACCGGAAAGATACTTACAGATGGCCGCTGACAACAACGTGGTTGTCGCTAACTGTACGACTCCTGCCAACATGTTCCACTTACTTCGCCGTCAAATTGCTTGGAACTTCAGAAAGCCAGCAATCGTTATGACTCCGAAGTCACTTCTTCGTGACCCTCGTTGTACATCAACTCGTGAAGAACTTTCTAACGGAAGATTCCAGGAAGTATTAGACGATCCGAATACAGGGAAAAAAGTAACTCGCTTAATTCTTTGTACAGGAAAGATTTACTACGACATGTATGAGAAAAAAATTGCTGATAAACGCGATGACGTGGCGATTGTTCGTTTAGAACAAATCCACCCTTTACCAGAAAAACAATTAGCTAAAATTCTTGAGAAATATAAAGGCGCTGAAACAGTGTGGGTACAAGAAGAAGCTAAGAACCAGGGATACTGGACGTACCTTCTTCGTTTCGACATGTTCAGAGACTTTAAATTGATCAGCAGAAAATCGTCGGCATCTCCTGCGACAGGATTTTCTAACGTACACAAAAAAGAACAAGCAGAAATCGTAACGAAAGCATTTTCAAAAGAAGGATAA